Within the Rosa rugosa chromosome 2, drRosRugo1.1, whole genome shotgun sequence genome, the region taggggcggaaaaaaaatatcttaaagcaatcaatctacatcaagtacattttacatgggctaattacattaactcgaccattttagaaaattaatgaatatggaatgattgttttaggttgaatttgattcttcttttttctttttacttttcaattttgaatttgtgtGTTGGTTTTTTACCTTATGTGTTTTTGCATAATTGGTACAGAAATATATATTCAATCCTGAAGTTTGAGGTCTGAGTTGGTTTATAATTGGAGTATTGTGATTTTAGTGTCTGATGGTTTATAATTGTGGTATGATTGTAGTAGAGCAGTAGCAGGTGTTTGAATTTGCGTAATAGCAATAGCAGGTGGTTGATTATTGTGTATGTGAGGTTTGATATCTTGTAGAGCAGTAGCAAAGTTTGATGTGATGTTTAGTTTTAATATTATCATAGTAgctgttttaattgttttgctTTTAGGTTGTGCAGTAGCAGTATATAACATTAATAATAGTTTTCTAAATGTGTTTTAGGAAGCAAAGTCGTGGGCAGAGTCAATCATTTCTTGCTAACTTGCCACCCGAAAACTATGCTATTGCTTGCTTCCCTGCCAAAAGATATGGCGAAATGAGTAATTCTTTGGCAGAGAGCTTCAACAACATGGTCAAAGATGAGAGATGCATGCCGCTGACTCAGTTGCTTGAAGGCATTCGTGTGAGAGTTATGGAGATGTTTTGTGAAAGGAAGGTTCAATCTTCTACTTGGAGGAGTGTGCTATGTCCTAAGCTTGAGAAAAAGTTGTTGAAAAGGATAGAAACAGGGAGAAATTGGAGAGTTAGCCAgtctactaatgatatttttgaagtTTGTACAGAGGATAGCACCGTTATGGTGAACTTGGTTGAGAGGGAGTGTTCTTGTGCTTTGTGGCAGTTTAGGTGCTTCCCATGTTCTCACGCAGTTCAAGTAATGCAGAAGGCGAACCGTATCCCTTACCGTTACATTGAAGATTACTGGAAGACCTCATTCTATAGAAGTGCTCATGATCTTCCTATTTTTTCAGTCCCGGATCTTGATAAGCCCGATcctagtagttttggtgattcagCTTTGCAGCCTCCCAAGACTCGAAAACCTCCCGGAAGACCACGGACAAGAAGGATCAAGTCGTTTGGGGAAGAGTCCAGACCAGTGAGATGCACACGGTGTGATCAACTTGGCCACCACAACCGCAGGTCATGCAATGTGGCTATCTGAGACAGTAGCAGTAGCAATAGCATATTTAATAGTAATAATAGCACATGACATGATTCAGCAGTAGCAGATTGATTCAGATTGATTCAACAGTAGCAGATGGCATGATTCAATAGTAGCACATGAAATTTTTTGATTCATATATATTCGCACTGCAATTTTATATAGTAGTAGTGCCTCAGATTAATTTTTTGAGCTCTTGAGAAGTTTCTATGTCATGAGGAACTGAGTATTGTAGGGATAAATGGTCATGGATGATCGTTTTTAAGCAGTAGCATATTCAATAGTAGCAGATGACATTGTTTCGTTGTAGCAAATTaaagattttcaaaatttacaggAAAAAGTTTAATTTCAGTGATTGATATTTTTGGTTTCCAGTAATGAAGTAGCAGATTTGTTTATGTTCACTCTTCTGTCTTTTTTTAGTTTGTGTAGTAGCAAAATGTTTTATTGTAGTAGCAAGGCCTATTGGCGGTACAGCGGCCCGCTGCCTTGTTTTATATTCAATCTTCTGCCTTCGTGTATATtcaattttttcattttatgCTTGGTCACCACAAATGAAGCAGAGAGTAAAGGACACCAAACCCGAAATCCACAATCAAAT harbors:
- the LOC133730450 gene encoding uncharacterized protein LOC133730450; protein product: MCFRKQSRGQSQSFLANLPPENYAIACFPAKRYGEMSNSLAESFNNMVKDERCMPLTQLLEGIRVRVMEMFCERKVQSSTWRSVLCPKLEKKLLKRIETGRNWRVSQSTNDIFEVCTEDSTVMVNLVERECSCALWQFRCFPCSHAVQVMQKANRIPYRYIEDYWKTSFYRSAHDLPIFSVPDLDKPDPSSFGDSALQPPKTRKPPGRPRTRRIKSFGEESRPVRCTRCDQLGHHNRRSCNVAI